A genomic region of Devosia ginsengisoli contains the following coding sequences:
- the arsC gene encoding arsenate reductase (glutaredoxin) (This arsenate reductase requires both glutathione and glutaredoxin to convert arsenate to arsenite, after which the efflux transporter formed by ArsA and ArsB can extrude the arsenite from the cell, providing resistance.) has translation MSVTIYHNPDCGTSRNTLAMIRQSGVEPQVIEYLKTPPGRERILELVAAAGLTLRQALRQKDTPYAALGLDDPALDDAALLDAIAAHPILLQRPFVVTPKGVRLCRPSEVVLEVLENPDIGRFVKEDGEVLDGRQAF, from the coding sequence ATGAGTGTCACCATCTATCACAATCCCGATTGCGGCACGTCGCGGAATACGCTGGCCATGATCCGGCAATCGGGGGTGGAACCCCAGGTGATCGAATATCTCAAGACACCGCCGGGGCGGGAGCGGATATTGGAACTGGTGGCGGCGGCCGGGCTGACTTTGCGGCAGGCGCTGCGGCAGAAGGATACGCCCTATGCGGCTTTGGGGCTGGACGACCCGGCCCTGGATGACGCGGCTTTGCTCGATGCTATCGCAGCCCACCCGATATTGCTGCAAAGGCCCTTTGTGGTGACGCCGAAGGGCGTGCGGCTGTGCCGGCCGAGCGAAGTGGTGCTGGAGGTCCTGGAGAATCCGGATATCGGGCGGTTCGTCAAGGAAGATGGCGAAGTGCTTGATGGCCGGCAGGCCTTCTAG
- the arsB gene encoding ACR3 family arsenite efflux transporter gives MSIFERYLTLWVAICIVLGIAAGHFVPGFFQGLGALEYAKVNMPMAMLIWLMIIPMLVRIDFMSLRQVGAYWRGIGVTVFINWAIKPFSMALLGWLFVGWLFRPLLPEMQIDSYIAGLIILAAAPCTAMVFVWSNLVKGEPHFTLSQVALNDAIMVIAFAPIVGLLLGLSAIVVPWDTLLLSVGLYIVVPVVAAQVCRRWLLATGGIDAMNRVLAVLQPISIAALLLTLVMLFGFQGEQIIAQPTIILLLAVPILIQVYFNAGMAYLLNRASGEQHCVAGPSALIGASNFFELAVAAAIALFGFNSGAALATVVGVLVEVPVMLSVVWIVNRSKEWYDNGAAVRRNTKSRAAE, from the coding sequence ATGTCCATCTTCGAACGCTACCTGACCCTTTGGGTTGCGATCTGCATCGTGCTCGGCATCGCCGCTGGCCATTTTGTCCCCGGCTTCTTCCAGGGGCTGGGCGCGCTCGAATATGCCAAGGTCAACATGCCCATGGCGATGCTCATCTGGCTGATGATCATTCCCATGTTGGTCCGCATCGACTTCATGAGCCTGCGCCAGGTTGGCGCCTATTGGCGCGGCATCGGCGTTACCGTCTTCATCAACTGGGCCATCAAACCATTTTCCATGGCTCTGCTGGGCTGGCTTTTCGTGGGCTGGCTGTTTCGACCGCTGCTGCCCGAGATGCAGATCGACAGCTACATTGCCGGCCTGATCATCCTGGCGGCGGCGCCCTGCACCGCGATGGTGTTTGTCTGGTCGAACCTGGTCAAGGGCGAGCCGCACTTTACGCTGTCGCAGGTGGCGCTGAATGACGCCATCATGGTCATCGCCTTCGCGCCAATCGTCGGCCTGCTGTTGGGCCTGTCCGCCATTGTAGTGCCGTGGGATACGCTGCTGCTGTCGGTCGGCCTCTACATCGTGGTTCCAGTGGTTGCGGCCCAAGTCTGCCGGCGTTGGCTACTCGCCACTGGTGGCATAGACGCAATGAACCGTGTGCTTGCCGTCCTGCAGCCGATCTCGATCGCAGCCCTCCTGCTGACCCTGGTGATGCTGTTCGGCTTCCAGGGCGAGCAGATTATCGCACAGCCGACGATCATCCTGTTGCTGGCGGTGCCGATCCTGATCCAGGTCTATTTCAACGCCGGCATGGCATACCTGCTTAATCGGGCCTCAGGCGAGCAACACTGCGTCGCTGGCCCTTCGGCACTGATCGGCGCCTCGAACTTTTTTGAGCTGGCAGTGGCTGCAGCCATCGCCCTGTTCGGTTTCAACTCGGGCGCAGCGCTTGCAACGGTCGTGGGCGTGCTGGTCGAGGTACCAGTGATGTTGTCGGTGGTCTGGATCGTGAACCGAAGCAAGGAATGGTACGACAATGGCGCCGCCGTGCGTCGCAACACGAAATCAAGGGCAGCGGAATGA
- a CDS encoding ArsR/SmtB family transcription factor, whose translation MESNDAIAVFSALSQPTRLAVFRLLMEHEPAGLPAGDIAGAMAVPQNTMSSHLAILSRAGLIAAERNGRSILYRAELDRVREIASFLVQDCCGGKPALCEPLVAELTPCCRPTD comes from the coding sequence ATGGAATCAAATGACGCCATTGCCGTGTTTTCCGCCCTGTCGCAGCCGACGCGGCTGGCGGTGTTTCGGCTGCTGATGGAGCATGAGCCGGCGGGATTGCCGGCGGGCGATATCGCCGGGGCGATGGCTGTGCCGCAGAATACGATGTCGAGCCATCTGGCCATTCTGAGCCGGGCCGGGCTGATCGCGGCAGAACGGAACGGACGCAGCATTCTCTACCGGGCCGAGCTGGACCGGGTGCGCGAGATTGCCAGCTTCCTGGTGCAGGATTGCTGCGGGGGAAAGCCCGCGCTCTGCGAGCCGCTGGTTGCCGAGCTGACGCCGTGCTGCCGCCCGACCGACTAA
- a CDS encoding extensin family protein produces the protein MRTQFRLLIALPLLMVAPAAGQDLLGPLQNFVDTLTERPATPRPAPEAEPATPPPVPRPRPPSLPDEPVVETPRPPISAPEVAAEPEEEAPAPEPVAEPEPEPVPDRVYQVACPAVIMGLVEAEMAPPLREGICGEQSPLVVTGVMSRGRMVPLSSPITTNCQMASALPRWVETVDGYAEAVLGSAVAEIGAGTGYMCRNRNNAEAGFTSEHGFANAVDVTGFTLEDGRSIAVEADWLPAAEPEGRLLRLAHDAACAGFSTVLGPEANADHKDHLHLDLGCHGASCTARICE, from the coding sequence ATGCGCACCCAATTTCGACTGCTGATCGCCCTGCCCCTGCTGATGGTCGCCCCCGCTGCGGGGCAGGACCTGCTGGGACCCCTGCAGAATTTCGTGGACACGCTGACCGAGCGGCCGGCGACGCCTCGCCCGGCACCGGAAGCGGAGCCGGCAACGCCCCCGCCGGTGCCACGGCCAAGGCCGCCCAGCCTGCCCGATGAGCCTGTGGTGGAGACACCGCGGCCGCCGATTAGTGCGCCGGAGGTGGCGGCGGAGCCAGAGGAGGAGGCCCCTGCCCCCGAGCCGGTTGCTGAGCCGGAGCCTGAGCCCGTGCCCGACCGGGTCTATCAGGTGGCGTGTCCGGCTGTGATCATGGGGCTGGTGGAGGCCGAGATGGCGCCGCCGCTGCGCGAGGGGATATGCGGGGAGCAATCGCCGCTTGTCGTGACCGGGGTGATGAGCCGGGGGCGGATGGTGCCATTATCCAGCCCCATCACCACCAATTGCCAGATGGCGAGCGCCCTGCCCCGCTGGGTCGAGACGGTGGACGGCTATGCCGAGGCCGTGCTGGGCAGCGCGGTGGCCGAGATCGGGGCGGGCACCGGCTATATGTGCCGCAACCGGAACAATGCCGAGGCCGGGTTTACCTCCGAGCATGGCTTTGCCAATGCGGTTGATGTGACCGGGTTTACGCTGGAAGACGGGCGGAGCATTGCGGTGGAGGCTGACTGGCTGCCGGCGGCAGAGCCGGAGGGACGGCTGCTGCGGCTGGCACATGACGCGGCGTGTGCGGGATTCAGCACCGTGCTGGGGCCGGAGGCGAATGCGGACCACAAAGATCATCTGCATCTGGACCTGGGGTGCCATGGGGCCAGTTGTACGGCGCGGATTTGCGAGTGA
- a CDS encoding NAD(P)/FAD-dependent oxidoreductase, giving the protein MDDVIILGAGIVGVATGIYLLRRGRSVTLIDKNEPGRETSFGNAGIIQREGVRPHAFPRDLAMLMQVGLHLSTAARYEPLALPRLAPALLRYWWESSPEHYRKVVQSYAPLIGRSIMTHADLMAQAGPEAEALVQKSGWLLAFRSDAGLRREAAKAQQDHDQFGISHKVVEWPELKAMEPSLKGGLAGAIHWTDPWTVSDPGALVSEYFKLFQRLGGTFVSGAAGSLVQDGDGWTAEVGGARHSGKQAVIALGPWAPDVLDKLGYRLPLFVKRGYHMHYDAEHGAKLNHVLLDPEVGYALAPMARGIRLTTGAEFAMRDAPPTPVQLGRAEKAAHELLDLGARLDPQPWKGARPCTPDMMPIIGKAPRHEGLFVGIGHAHHGFTLGPATGELLAQTMTGEAPVIDIKPFRMERFLGG; this is encoded by the coding sequence ATGGACGACGTCATCATTCTGGGGGCGGGAATTGTCGGGGTGGCGACGGGGATATACCTGTTGCGGCGCGGGCGGAGCGTCACGCTGATCGACAAGAACGAGCCGGGACGCGAGACCAGTTTCGGCAATGCCGGTATTATCCAGCGCGAGGGCGTGCGGCCGCATGCCTTTCCGCGCGATCTCGCCATGCTGATGCAGGTGGGGCTGCATCTGAGCACCGCGGCGCGCTATGAGCCGCTGGCGCTGCCACGGCTGGCCCCGGCTCTGCTGCGCTATTGGTGGGAATCCTCGCCCGAGCATTATCGCAAAGTGGTGCAGAGCTATGCGCCGCTGATCGGCCGCTCGATCATGACCCATGCCGACCTGATGGCGCAGGCGGGGCCCGAGGCCGAGGCGCTGGTGCAGAAAAGCGGCTGGCTGCTGGCGTTTCGCAGCGATGCGGGGCTGCGCCGGGAAGCGGCAAAGGCGCAGCAGGACCATGACCAGTTCGGCATTTCGCACAAGGTGGTGGAATGGCCCGAGCTCAAGGCGATGGAGCCATCGCTCAAGGGCGGGCTGGCGGGGGCCATTCACTGGACCGATCCGTGGACGGTGAGCGACCCCGGGGCGCTGGTGAGTGAATATTTCAAGCTGTTCCAGCGGTTGGGCGGGACATTCGTGTCCGGCGCGGCTGGTAGCCTGGTGCAGGATGGGGATGGCTGGACGGCCGAGGTGGGCGGGGCGCGCCATAGCGGCAAGCAAGCGGTGATCGCGCTGGGGCCGTGGGCGCCCGATGTGCTCGACAAGCTGGGCTATCGGCTGCCGCTGTTCGTCAAGCGCGGCTATCACATGCATTACGACGCCGAACACGGCGCCAAGCTCAATCACGTGCTGCTCGATCCCGAAGTGGGTTATGCGCTGGCGCCGATGGCGCGCGGCATCCGCCTCACCACCGGGGCGGAATTTGCCATGCGCGATGCGCCGCCCACGCCCGTCCAGCTCGGGCGGGCCGAAAAGGCGGCGCATGAATTGCTCGATCTGGGGGCAAGGCTCGACCCCCAGCCGTGGAAAGGCGCGCGGCCGTGTACGCCGGACATGATGCCCATAATCGGCAAGGCGCCGCGGCATGAGGGACTGTTCGTGGGCATCGGCCACGCCCATCATGGCTTCACGCTCGGACCGGCGACCGGCGAATTGCTGGCGCAGACCATGACCGGGGAGGCCCCGGTCATCGATATCAAGCCGTTCCGGATGGAGCGGTTTCTCGGCGGTTAG
- a CDS encoding FAD-binding and (Fe-S)-binding domain-containing protein: MQQAVIAPNPVQPSPSDRQAAGERVAARLKGQVRGRIHTDPLMTYAWSGDASSYRLIPSVVVFINTEDEVRAVMAAARAEGLPITFRAAGTSLSGQAVTDGVLAVLGDGWRKLDIHPGAEQITLGPAIIVANANRALKPFDRKIGPDPASQATCKIGGVVNNNSSGMCCGVTQNTYHTMARLRIVLTDGTMLDSGDAASRDTFRKSHAAMLDGLHQLHHEVMADPELVALIRHKYRIKNTVGYSLNALVDYHDPLDILIHLMVGSEGTLGFVSEVTYNTVPEHPFKSTALVPFPDPQSAGRAIIEMANGGLQVTTGVTAAEYIERRALATVEHLPPMAPLLPWLSENSPAVLIDVTAPDATTLEAEVAKAVDLLTRHGATQVDFSTDEVRSHALWDIRKGFFASAGAARPKGSIMLTEDVAAPIERLADFVVDLRAMLDAHGYEDAVIFGHALAGNLHFQMGDDFSKPGSAEKFDAFSKALSDLVSVQYGGSLKAEHGTGRAIAPFVEAEWGAKAYALMHTIKHLFDPEFLLNPGVLLNPDDKIHVKHLKLMPLADELVDLCIECGFCEPACPSHQMTLSPRQRIAVTRERERLRASGEDPARLKRLDDDFQYAGLDTCAACNLCSLRCPVGIETGTMIIGQRSQRRGATARSVAGFAADHRGAVESMMRGGVALADAARTVIPAPAVEAITDTARRLTGDRIPRVSRSLHHGPGAPRAKTSHQTGQQSIVYFPSCATRMFGAPKSQHDLLSVPDAMLALLERAGFDVIMPDHLNGQCCGQPFQSKGFPEQAASVGGELKRNLSALSDAGRLSVVTDASTCAKHLREFPGDAPVLDSAQFLLSQVLPRLTITQKLPVVAVHHNCSAQRLAEQPMTEALARACADEIAVLSSVTCCGYAGDKGLFFPELNAHATRFAKQDIPEGCTLGVSTVSTCASGLSEHAGLPFVGLASLLEWASRP, from the coding sequence ATGCAGCAAGCCGTCATCGCCCCGAATCCCGTCCAACCCTCTCCATCCGACCGCCAGGCCGCCGGTGAGCGCGTCGCCGCCCGACTCAAGGGGCAGGTGCGCGGACGCATCCATACCGATCCGCTGATGACCTATGCCTGGAGCGGGGATGCCAGCTCCTACCGGCTGATTCCATCGGTGGTCGTCTTCATCAACACCGAGGACGAAGTCCGCGCCGTCATGGCGGCGGCCCGCGCCGAAGGCCTGCCCATCACGTTCAGGGCGGCGGGAACGTCCCTGTCAGGCCAGGCCGTCACCGATGGTGTCCTGGCTGTCTTGGGCGATGGCTGGCGCAAGCTCGACATCCATCCCGGCGCCGAACAGATCACGCTGGGCCCCGCCATCATCGTCGCCAATGCCAACCGCGCCTTGAAGCCCTTCGATCGCAAGATCGGCCCCGATCCGGCCAGCCAGGCCACCTGCAAGATCGGCGGCGTGGTCAACAACAATTCCTCCGGCATGTGCTGCGGCGTGACGCAGAACACCTATCACACCATGGCCCGCCTGCGCATCGTGCTGACCGACGGCACCATGCTCGATTCAGGCGATGCCGCCAGCCGCGACACCTTCCGCAAGAGCCATGCCGCCATGCTGGACGGGCTGCACCAGCTGCATCATGAAGTGATGGCCGATCCCGAGCTGGTCGCCCTGATCCGCCACAAATACCGCATCAAGAACACGGTCGGCTATTCGCTCAATGCGCTGGTCGATTATCACGACCCGCTCGATATCCTCATCCACCTCATGGTGGGCTCCGAAGGCACGCTCGGCTTCGTCTCCGAAGTCACCTACAACACCGTGCCCGAGCATCCGTTCAAGTCCACGGCCCTGGTGCCTTTCCCCGATCCGCAATCGGCTGGCCGCGCCATTATCGAAATGGCCAATGGTGGCCTGCAGGTGACGACGGGCGTCACCGCCGCCGAATATATCGAGCGCCGCGCTCTGGCTACGGTCGAACACCTGCCGCCCATGGCGCCGCTCCTGCCCTGGCTCAGCGAAAATTCCCCCGCCGTGCTGATCGACGTCACCGCCCCCGATGCGACCACGCTCGAGGCCGAAGTCGCCAAGGCGGTGGACTTGCTGACCCGCCACGGCGCCACCCAGGTCGATTTCTCCACCGACGAAGTCCGCAGCCACGCCCTGTGGGATATCCGCAAGGGCTTCTTCGCCTCGGCCGGCGCCGCCCGCCCCAAGGGCAGCATCATGCTGACCGAAGACGTCGCCGCCCCCATCGAGCGCCTGGCCGATTTCGTCGTCGACCTGCGCGCCATGCTCGACGCACACGGCTATGAGGATGCGGTGATCTTCGGCCATGCTTTGGCGGGCAATCTCCACTTCCAGATGGGCGACGATTTCTCCAAGCCCGGCTCGGCCGAAAAGTTCGACGCCTTCTCCAAGGCCCTGAGCGATCTCGTCTCGGTGCAATATGGCGGCTCGCTCAAGGCCGAACACGGCACCGGCCGCGCCATCGCCCCCTTTGTCGAGGCCGAATGGGGCGCCAAGGCCTATGCCCTGATGCACACCATCAAGCATCTCTTCGATCCCGAATTCCTGCTCAATCCCGGCGTGCTGCTCAATCCGGACGACAAGATCCACGTCAAGCATCTCAAGCTCATGCCGCTGGCCGACGAGCTGGTCGATCTCTGCATCGAATGCGGCTTCTGCGAGCCGGCCTGCCCCAGCCACCAGATGACCCTGTCGCCGCGCCAGCGCATCGCCGTCACCCGCGAGCGCGAACGCCTGCGCGCCAGCGGCGAAGACCCCGCCCGGCTCAAGCGGCTCGATGACGATTTCCAATATGCCGGCCTCGACACCTGCGCCGCCTGCAATCTCTGCTCTTTGCGCTGCCCGGTCGGCATCGAAACCGGCACAATGATCATCGGCCAGCGCAGCCAAAGGCGCGGCGCCACCGCCCGCTCCGTCGCCGGCTTCGCCGCCGATCACCGCGGTGCCGTGGAATCCATGATGCGCGGCGGCGTCGCCCTGGCCGATGCGGCCCGAACAGTCATCCCAGCTCCCGCCGTCGAAGCCATCACCGACACCGCCCGCCGCCTCACCGGCGACCGCATACCCCGCGTGTCGCGGAGCCTGCATCACGGCCCCGGCGCCCCCCGCGCCAAAACCAGCCACCAGACCGGCCAGCAGTCCATCGTCTATTTCCCCAGCTGCGCCACCCGCATGTTCGGCGCCCCGAAAAGCCAGCACGACTTGCTATCCGTGCCCGATGCCATGCTGGCTCTGCTCGAGCGCGCCGGCTTCGATGTGATTATGCCCGACCATCTCAATGGCCAATGCTGCGGCCAGCCCTTCCAGTCCAAGGGCTTTCCCGAACAGGCCGCTTCAGTCGGCGGTGAATTGAAGCGCAACCTATCGGCTTTGTCCGATGCCGGCCGCCTCTCCGTCGTCACCGATGCCTCGACCTGCGCCAAGCACTTACGCGAATTCCCCGGCGATGCCCCGGTGCTCGATTCCGCGCAATTCCTGCTCAGCCAGGTGCTGCCGCGCCTCACCATCACGCAAAAACTGCCCGTGGTCGCCGTGCATCACAATTGCTCGGCCCAGCGCCTCGCCGAACAGCCGATGACCGAGGCCCTCGCCCGCGCCTGCGCCGACGAGATCGCGGTGCTCTCCTCGGTCACCTGCTGCGGCTATGCCGGCGACAAGGGCCTGTTCTTCCCCGAACTCAACGCCCACGCCACCCGCTTCGCCAAGCAGGACATCCCGGAAGGCTGCACCCTGGGCGTTTCGACGGTCTCCACCTGCGCCTCGGGCCTCAGCGAACATGCCGGCCTGCCCTTCGTCGGGCTGGCCAGCCTGCTCGAATGGGCCAGCCGGCCCTAA
- a CDS encoding DUF1761 domain-containing protein: MPEVNWLAVIAAALSMFVIGGVWYSPLLFDKAWRRAANLSDEDVARGNPPVIFGLAFVLCLIMAANLAFFVAGPEVTLGFAVGAAVAAGLGWAALSVGVLTLFERRPLSYFLINGGYLTIGFAVMGLILGLWR, from the coding sequence ATGCCCGAGGTCAACTGGCTGGCGGTGATTGCCGCGGCGCTTTCGATGTTCGTGATCGGCGGGGTGTGGTATTCGCCGCTGCTGTTCGACAAGGCCTGGCGGCGGGCCGCCAATCTCAGCGATGAAGATGTGGCGCGGGGCAATCCGCCGGTCATTTTCGGCCTGGCTTTCGTACTCTGCCTGATCATGGCGGCCAACTTGGCGTTTTTCGTCGCCGGGCCGGAGGTCACTTTGGGCTTTGCCGTTGGGGCGGCCGTGGCGGCGGGGCTGGGATGGGCGGCGCTGAGTGTGGGCGTGCTGACGCTGTTCGAGCGGCGGCCGCTGAGTTATTTCCTGATCAATGGCGGTTATCTCACCATCGGCTTTGCCGTGATGGGACTGATCCTGGGGCTCTGGCGCTAG
- a CDS encoding PadR family transcriptional regulator, producing the protein MNGYWRNGEPNWRRMEAMARRGWGRFASGMEGEGWGNMAGNLRVGRMLASGDLRLVALFLIEQQPRHGYDLIKAVEEKSAGFYTPSPGIVYPALTFLEEAGYVTSEADGNKKLYTITDEGRTHLADNREAIESTLAFLAKAGEQMNRFREFARADWPFNREDGPDFGNRPPHRGHGPGWGPRDEPRADRDLKGVVPELNEARRDLKAAIKKTRRGSEDQQRAAADILKRAAAEIDALGDDDVDI; encoded by the coding sequence GGAAGCCATGGCCCGCCGCGGCTGGGGCCGTTTTGCCTCAGGCATGGAAGGCGAAGGCTGGGGCAATATGGCCGGCAATCTGCGCGTCGGGCGCATGCTCGCTTCGGGCGATTTGCGGCTCGTGGCGCTCTTCCTGATCGAGCAGCAGCCGCGCCACGGCTATGACCTGATCAAGGCCGTCGAGGAAAAATCGGCCGGCTTCTACACGCCGAGCCCCGGCATCGTCTATCCGGCGCTGACCTTCCTCGAAGAGGCCGGCTACGTCACTTCGGAAGCCGATGGCAACAAGAAGCTCTATACCATCACCGACGAGGGCCGGACCCATCTGGCCGATAACCGGGAAGCCATCGAATCGACTTTGGCTTTCCTCGCCAAGGCCGGTGAACAGATGAACCGCTTCCGCGAATTCGCCCGCGCCGACTGGCCCTTCAACCGCGAGGACGGCCCCGATTTCGGCAACCGTCCGCCCCATCGCGGCCACGGCCCCGGCTGGGGTCCGCGTGACGAGCCCCGCGCCGACCGCGATCTCAAGGGCGTCGTGCCCGAACTCAACGAAGCCCGCCGCGACCTCAAGGCCGCGATCAAGAAGACCCGCAGGGGCTCCGAGGATCAGCAGCGTGCCGCTGCCGACATCCTCAAGCGCGCCGCCGCCGAGATCGACGCCCTGGGCGATGACGACGTCGATATCTGA
- a CDS encoding LysR substrate-binding domain-containing protein, whose product MANPFPIPLNALRAIEIVARRGALAPAAEELGVTIGAVSQHLRRAEERLGMALFERTPAGLRPLPALKAALPQLTSGFAALQDGLAGLRGSDEGVLNLTVGSVFASRWLIWRIHKFTAENPDIEMRLNVTAAMLDLSRPDVDCGIRYGHGHWPGVNAELIGGTAYQPVCAPPVARRLKQPADLAQVPVIQDETTMLSWDAWRAEVGLDPAIQLSGPVYSDASLAFDAAISEQGVLMAADMMSVDAVSDGRLVRPFDHAVEGPQGYWLVTAKGRRESRKLRAFREWLKQEVPASVRGYVYQSRG is encoded by the coding sequence ATGGCAAACCCCTTCCCCATTCCGCTCAATGCGCTGCGCGCCATCGAAATCGTGGCGCGGCGGGGCGCGCTGGCACCGGCCGCCGAGGAACTGGGCGTGACCATCGGCGCGGTGAGCCAGCATTTGCGGCGGGCCGAGGAGCGGCTGGGCATGGCGCTGTTCGAGCGCACGCCGGCCGGCTTGCGGCCGCTGCCGGCGCTGAAGGCGGCATTGCCGCAGCTGACCTCAGGTTTTGCGGCTTTGCAGGACGGGCTGGCGGGGTTGCGGGGCAGCGACGAGGGCGTGCTGAACCTGACGGTGGGCAGCGTTTTCGCCTCGCGCTGGCTGATCTGGCGCATCCACAAATTCACCGCTGAAAACCCCGATATCGAAATGCGGCTCAATGTGACCGCGGCCATGCTGGATCTGAGCCGGCCCGATGTGGATTGCGGCATCCGCTATGGGCATGGGCATTGGCCGGGGGTGAATGCCGAACTGATCGGCGGGACGGCGTATCAGCCGGTCTGTGCGCCGCCGGTGGCCAGGCGGCTGAAACAGCCTGCGGACCTGGCGCAGGTGCCTGTGATCCAGGATGAAACCACCATGCTGAGCTGGGATGCGTGGCGGGCCGAAGTGGGACTCGACCCTGCGATCCAGTTGAGCGGGCCGGTCTATTCGGATGCGTCGCTGGCGTTCGATGCGGCGATTTCCGAACAGGGCGTACTGATGGCGGCCGACATGATGAGCGTCGACGCGGTCAGCGACGGACGGCTGGTACGGCCGTTTGACCATGCCGTGGAAGGGCCGCAGGGTTATTGGCTGGTTACGGCCAAAGGGCGGCGGGAAAGCCGGAAATTGCGGGCATTTCGCGAATGGCTGAAACAGGAAGTGCCGGCCAGCGTGCGCGGCTATGTGTATCAGAGCCGGGGGTGA